One window from the genome of Streptomyces sp. WZ-12 encodes:
- a CDS encoding 3-isopropylmalate dehydrogenase, with the protein MSRSIRLAVIPGDGIGQEVVAQGLKVLTAVLPQDVKLETKEYDLGARRWHRTGETLPDAELAALKEHDAILLGAIGDPSVPSGVLERGLLLKLRFAFDHFVNLRPSKLFPNTATPLAGRPDIDFVVVREGTEGPYTGNGGSLRTGTPAEVATEVSVNTAYGVERVVRDAYERANSRPRKKLTLVHKNNVLVYAGHMWKNIFDKVGREYPEVTTDYLHVDAATIFLVTQPERFDVIVTDNLFGDILTDLAAAVTGGIGLAASGNINPTGEFPSMFEPVHGSAPDIAGTGKADPTATILSVALLLRHLGLDEQAARIEAEVAADLEARDGTARTTDQIGDALAARVAG; encoded by the coding sequence ATGTCTCGCAGCATTCGCCTCGCAGTGATCCCCGGTGACGGAATCGGCCAGGAAGTCGTGGCGCAGGGCCTGAAGGTCCTGACCGCGGTCCTCCCGCAGGACGTCAAGCTGGAAACCAAGGAGTACGACCTCGGGGCCAGGCGCTGGCACCGCACCGGCGAGACCCTCCCGGACGCGGAGCTGGCGGCGCTCAAGGAGCACGACGCGATCCTGCTCGGCGCGATCGGCGACCCCTCGGTGCCGTCCGGCGTCCTGGAGCGCGGACTGCTGCTCAAACTCCGCTTCGCCTTCGACCACTTCGTCAACCTGCGTCCCTCGAAGCTCTTCCCGAACACCGCGACGCCGCTGGCCGGCCGCCCCGACATCGACTTCGTCGTCGTCCGCGAGGGCACCGAGGGCCCGTACACCGGCAACGGTGGCAGCCTGCGCACCGGCACCCCCGCCGAGGTCGCCACCGAGGTCAGCGTCAACACCGCCTACGGCGTGGAGCGGGTGGTCCGGGACGCCTACGAGCGGGCCAACTCCCGCCCGCGCAAGAAGCTGACGCTGGTGCACAAGAACAACGTCCTGGTCTACGCCGGCCACATGTGGAAGAACATCTTCGACAAGGTCGGCCGGGAGTACCCCGAGGTCACCACCGACTACCTGCACGTCGACGCGGCGACGATCTTCCTCGTCACCCAGCCCGAGCGGTTCGACGTGATCGTCACCGACAACCTCTTCGGCGACATCCTCACCGACCTCGCCGCGGCCGTCACCGGCGGCATCGGCCTGGCCGCCTCCGGGAACATCAACCCCACCGGGGAGTTCCCCTCGATGTTCGAGCCGGTGCACGGCTCCGCGCCGGACATCGCGGGCACCGGCAAGGCCGACCCGACCGCCACCATCCTCTCCGTCGCCCTGCTGCTCCGGCACCTCGGCCTCGACGAGCAGGCGGCCCGCATCGAGGCGGAGGTCGCCGCCGACCTGGAGGCCAGGGACGGTACGGCCCGCACCACCGACCAGATCGGGGACGCGCTCGCCGCACGCGTAGCGGGCTGA